In a genomic window of Pedobacter sp. KBS0701:
- a CDS encoding SusC/RagA family TonB-linked outer membrane protein: MKKMYFKCLSVLLLTFLAIAAHAQTITGTVKDSTGPLPGANVSVKGTQKATQTDGNGKFSISASSNETLIFSAVGFLRQEVPVGSNKNFNISLKEDSKSLEEVTVTTGFGVKQQTRKLSYSIQEVKGEDLVRANEQNIVNALQGKVAGVMINQGSGGPQSSSRIRIRGNSSLSPNTQPLVVIDGVLIQPGVTGADSYGNSPQDFGNIMKNLNADDYESITVLKGAAASSLYGSRAQNGVLLITSKKGKGGQGLGISFSHTQTIEEAYKTMDVQNEFGAGINPTFAKDPSGTPIVDAANYFWSFGPRFDGSTVKDIDGRMITWNAQPNNLLDAYKLGNYSNSNLAFQGGNENGTFRLSYSKLYSTGILPNNKFDRDALDFRGSQKIGKIFEINAGVNYTISNSLNPISQSNSDNPLFALVYGNPRSYDTKYWKDKYIDPVNGGILSNADNPYGMAYLWWNINQKKVNQRENVFRGNIDVKANIAPWLNALVRGNLNQVNTNGETKNIGDGVGFTGGEYALMQSSQRSSRLQFLLNGNTKFGQDFDFNMSLGAETAKDFGNNYTRTRTDGGLRDPGKFFVSNSVNTPITDTRLDGSQRTDALYGFGDLTYKNMLTLNFSVRNDWSSTLTYPNGTGDYSYNYPSVGLAYVFSESLKNKPAFDFLSYGKLRANFGYTGMGTSPYVTSAGRYKVIDLFTNEKGQQVPRYGYEDYVLGNDNLKNELTKEFELGTELRFFKDRLGIDFSFYKKNTTNQILSLELPAESGVRKRLFNAGNIQNQGIEILLTGTPIKTKNLEWNSTINFARNRNKIISLAPGVESYTLSNAFGADMASVAIAGQEYGSIYTGYGYATYQATDANGNKIDDPNNGQKLLKANGSYYRSSDVGQGNKNLGSMMEKFNASSINNIRYKNFNLGFQIDAKVGGLLASATHQYGSNFGAFESTLFGRSAEFGGLPRKDASGNVIANDGIIPEGVFAKGTVINNVNVTGLTFQQAVDKGLIQPVSARIYYARLTQWSTGIREYSTFENSWVALREVSLGYTLPKKFTDKINFKQVNVGVTARNLMYIYNSLPDHLNPEGLFSNSAGSFAEYGGMPYIRTFAFSVRAAL, encoded by the coding sequence ATGAAGAAAATGTACTTTAAATGTTTGAGTGTGCTTTTGCTTACGTTTCTTGCAATTGCAGCTCATGCACAAACTATTACGGGAACCGTAAAGGATTCAACCGGGCCGCTGCCAGGAGCGAATGTTTCTGTAAAAGGCACTCAAAAAGCCACACAAACTGATGGAAATGGTAAATTTAGCATCAGCGCATCCAGTAACGAAACACTTATTTTCTCTGCCGTAGGTTTCTTGCGTCAAGAAGTACCGGTTGGCAGCAATAAAAATTTCAATATTTCTTTAAAAGAAGATTCGAAATCTCTGGAAGAAGTTACCGTAACCACAGGCTTTGGTGTCAAACAACAAACCAGAAAGCTGAGTTACTCTATTCAAGAAGTAAAAGGCGAGGATTTAGTTAGGGCTAACGAACAGAACATTGTAAATGCATTGCAAGGTAAAGTGGCCGGTGTAATGATCAATCAAGGTTCAGGAGGACCACAGTCGTCATCAAGAATCAGAATCAGGGGTAACTCCTCTTTAAGTCCAAATACCCAGCCATTGGTTGTTATTGATGGGGTGCTTATTCAGCCTGGCGTTACAGGAGCAGATTCTTATGGTAACTCGCCACAGGATTTTGGTAATATTATGAAAAACCTTAATGCAGATGATTATGAAAGTATCACTGTTTTGAAAGGTGCTGCAGCAAGCTCCCTTTATGGTTCCAGGGCACAAAACGGAGTATTGTTAATTACATCTAAGAAAGGTAAAGGTGGGCAAGGTTTAGGAATTTCCTTTTCGCACACCCAAACGATTGAAGAAGCATACAAAACAATGGATGTACAGAATGAATTTGGCGCAGGTATCAATCCTACATTTGCAAAAGATCCCTCAGGCACCCCAATAGTAGATGCAGCCAATTATTTTTGGAGTTTTGGTCCTCGGTTCGATGGCAGCACTGTAAAAGATATTGATGGAAGAATGATCACCTGGAATGCACAACCAAACAATTTATTAGATGCGTACAAGTTGGGGAATTATAGTAACTCAAACTTGGCGTTTCAAGGTGGAAATGAGAATGGAACATTTAGGTTATCTTATTCGAAATTATACAGTACTGGTATTCTTCCAAATAATAAATTTGATCGTGATGCATTAGATTTCAGGGGATCGCAAAAAATCGGGAAGATATTCGAAATTAACGCAGGTGTTAATTACACAATTAGTAATAGCTTAAATCCAATTAGTCAAAGTAATTCAGATAATCCGCTATTCGCATTAGTATATGGAAATCCAAGAAGCTACGATACAAAATATTGGAAAGATAAATATATCGACCCAGTTAACGGTGGGATATTATCGAATGCTGATAATCCATACGGTATGGCATATTTGTGGTGGAACATCAATCAGAAAAAAGTTAACCAGCGTGAAAACGTTTTTAGAGGTAACATAGATGTAAAAGCGAATATCGCACCTTGGTTAAATGCATTGGTAAGAGGAAATTTAAATCAGGTGAATACGAATGGAGAGACCAAAAATATTGGTGATGGTGTTGGTTTTACTGGTGGCGAATATGCTTTGATGCAATCAAGTCAAAGAAGTAGCAGATTACAATTTCTATTAAACGGGAATACAAAATTTGGCCAAGACTTTGATTTTAATATGAGTCTTGGTGCTGAAACAGCTAAAGATTTTGGAAATAATTATACCCGTACAAGAACAGACGGAGGTTTACGGGACCCTGGTAAATTCTTTGTGTCTAATTCAGTAAATACGCCAATTACCGATACCAGGCTTGATGGAAGTCAGAGAACAGATGCTTTATATGGCTTTGGTGATTTAACGTATAAAAATATGCTGACATTAAATTTTAGTGTTAGAAATGATTGGTCTTCTACATTAACTTATCCAAATGGAACCGGCGATTATAGTTATAATTATCCTTCTGTTGGATTAGCATATGTATTTTCAGAATCATTAAAAAATAAACCAGCCTTTGATTTTCTTTCTTATGGTAAATTAAGAGCCAATTTTGGTTACACAGGTATGGGTACTTCACCTTATGTTACCAGCGCTGGTAGATATAAGGTTATAGATTTATTTACAAACGAAAAAGGACAACAAGTGCCGAGATACGGTTATGAAGATTACGTGTTAGGCAATGATAACCTTAAAAATGAATTAACTAAAGAATTTGAATTAGGTACAGAATTGAGATTTTTTAAAGATCGCTTAGGTATTGATTTCTCTTTTTACAAAAAGAATACAACAAATCAGATTCTTTCTTTAGAATTACCAGCCGAATCTGGCGTTCGGAAGAGGTTGTTTAATGCTGGTAATATTCAAAATCAAGGTATTGAGATTTTGTTAACAGGAACACCAATCAAGACTAAAAACTTAGAGTGGAATTCAACAATTAACTTTGCAAGAAACAGAAATAAGATTATTTCATTAGCACCAGGTGTAGAATCTTATACATTAAGTAATGCTTTTGGTGCTGATATGGCATCAGTTGCAATTGCTGGACAAGAATATGGTAGTATTTACACTGGTTATGGGTATGCAACATATCAGGCAACTGATGCTAATGGTAATAAGATTGATGATCCTAATAATGGACAAAAACTTTTAAAAGCTAATGGTAGCTATTACAGAAGTAGTGATGTTGGACAAGGGAATAAAAATTTAGGGAGTATGATGGAGAAATTTAATGCAAGCTCCATCAATAATATCCGTTATAAGAACTTTAACTTAGGTTTCCAGATTGATGCTAAAGTTGGTGGATTACTAGCTTCAGCTACACATCAGTACGGTTCAAATTTTGGCGCTTTTGAAAGTACCTTGTTTGGTCGTTCGGCTGAGTTTGGCGGTTTGCCAAGAAAAGACGCCTCTGGAAATGTTATAGCCAATGATGGTATCATCCCTGAAGGTGTATTTGCTAAAGGAACTGTCATCAATAATGTTAATGTAACAGGTTTAACTTTTCAACAAGCCGTTGATAAAGGGTTAATACAGCCGGTTAGTGCCCGTATATATTATGCACGATTAACGCAATGGTCTACCGGTATAAGAGAGTATTCTACATTCGAAAATAGCTGGGTAGCTTTAAGAGAGGTATCTCTAGGTTATACGTTGCCTAAAAAATTCACTGATAAAATTAATTTTAAGCAGGTTAACGTAGGTGTTACCGCAAGAAATTTAATGTATATCTATAATAGTTTGCCCGATCATTTAAATCCAGAAGGTTTATTTAGTAATAGTGCTGGTTCTTTTGCCGAATATGGAGGGATGCCTTACATTCGCACATTTGCTTTTTCGGTAAGAGCGGCGCTATAA
- the lepB gene encoding signal peptidase I gives MNYKFWQRKKDAPKKKKTKTREWVDAIVFAVVAATIIRVFFIEAYTIPSGSMERSLLIGDFLFVSKVNYGARIPMTPVAFPFAHHTMPLTTSTKAYWDGVQWKYHRLPGLSKIKRNDVVVFNFPEGDTVAVENQAESYYALVRGMGRQQVRSTYTIIDRPVDKRENFIKRCIGIPGDLISMSNGVASVNGKNEPLKNTGMMPYRIEFKTMDFNYAALDEFNLNLGGAPAVATNTYILDASPEIAEKLKTFDFVKSVTLSPDPAGAVPGGVFPNDPNRVWNRDNFGPIKIPSKGWTVNIDSNTMPLYYRAIRTYEGNKVEQKAGVWYINDKPATSYTFKMDYYWMMGDNRHNSADSRYWGFVPEDHIVGKALFVWMSWDSTASFLHKIRWSRLFMGIH, from the coding sequence ATGAATTATAAATTCTGGCAACGAAAAAAAGATGCCCCAAAGAAGAAGAAAACTAAAACCCGCGAATGGGTTGATGCAATTGTTTTTGCAGTAGTGGCTGCAACCATCATCCGTGTATTTTTTATCGAGGCCTATACCATTCCGTCTGGTTCGATGGAGAGATCGTTACTTATCGGCGATTTCCTTTTTGTGAGTAAAGTTAATTACGGTGCGCGTATCCCGATGACCCCGGTTGCTTTTCCTTTCGCTCACCATACAATGCCTTTAACCACGTCCACCAAAGCTTATTGGGATGGTGTGCAGTGGAAATATCACCGTTTACCAGGTTTATCTAAAATTAAAAGAAACGATGTAGTGGTATTTAACTTTCCTGAAGGAGATACGGTTGCAGTAGAAAACCAGGCAGAAAGTTATTACGCTTTGGTACGTGGTATGGGCCGCCAACAGGTGAGGAGCACCTATACCATAATAGATCGTCCGGTAGATAAACGCGAGAACTTTATTAAAAGATGTATTGGTATTCCGGGTGACTTGATTTCGATGAGCAATGGTGTTGCCAGTGTAAATGGCAAAAATGAGCCTTTAAAAAATACAGGTATGATGCCATACCGCATCGAGTTTAAAACCATGGACTTTAATTATGCAGCACTTGATGAATTTAATTTAAATTTAGGCGGTGCACCGGCAGTGGCTACCAATACCTACATCTTAGATGCTTCGCCGGAAATTGCAGAAAAACTGAAAACTTTTGATTTTGTAAAGTCAGTGACGTTAAGTCCCGATCCAGCCGGAGCCGTTCCGGGTGGTGTTTTTCCAAACGATCCAAACAGAGTTTGGAACAGGGATAATTTCGGACCGATTAAAATCCCTTCAAAAGGATGGACCGTAAACATAGACAGCAATACAATGCCGCTGTATTACAGGGCGATCAGAACTTACGAAGGAAACAAAGTAGAACAAAAGGCCGGGGTTTGGTACATTAATGATAAACCAGCTACTTCTTATACCTTTAAAATGGACTACTATTGGATGATGGGCGATAACCGCCACAATTCGGCTGATTCACGCTATTGGGGTTTTGTGCCAGAAGATCATATTGTAGGTAAAGCTTTATTTGTTTGGATGAGCTGGGATAGTACTGCTTCTTTCTTGCACAAAATAAGATGGAGCAGATTGTTTATGGGAATTCATTAA